A single Silvibacterium dinghuense DNA region contains:
- a CDS encoding NAD(+)/NADH kinase, with the protein MSAVAIISKPQKPELQALLPELVLWLRARQFDPVLDPVSGNYTQAARIVPRHLLPEENPELVIVLGGDGTLLSAARVFAKTGTPILSVNLGSLGFLTEVRLADLYSTLEGWCTRCFTTDTRWMLHTELWRDGKLYSQHEALNDVVVAKGTIARMGDFRVMLNDQLAAAFRADGVIVSTPTGSTAYSLAANGPILMPNVDAMIVTPICPHLLTIRPMVVPGDAQLALRIEGIPDQTYLTVDGQEAVPLKVGDELRCRRSQYNVKLVRLGSAGFFDVLRAKLKWGER; encoded by the coding sequence ATGTCTGCCGTCGCCATTATTTCGAAGCCCCAGAAACCCGAGCTGCAAGCCCTGCTCCCTGAGCTGGTGCTATGGCTGCGGGCACGCCAGTTCGATCCCGTTCTCGATCCCGTGAGCGGGAACTACACCCAGGCGGCACGGATTGTCCCCCGCCATCTGCTGCCGGAAGAGAATCCCGAGCTGGTGATCGTGCTCGGCGGCGACGGGACGCTTCTTTCGGCGGCGCGTGTCTTTGCCAAGACCGGCACCCCGATTCTCAGCGTGAATCTCGGCTCGCTCGGCTTCCTCACCGAGGTGCGCCTTGCCGATCTCTACTCCACGCTCGAGGGCTGGTGTACCCGATGCTTCACCACGGATACCCGCTGGATGCTCCACACCGAGCTCTGGCGCGACGGCAAGCTCTACAGCCAGCATGAAGCACTCAATGATGTTGTCGTAGCCAAGGGCACCATCGCCCGCATGGGTGATTTCCGCGTGATGCTGAACGATCAGCTGGCCGCGGCCTTCCGCGCTGATGGCGTCATCGTCTCGACGCCCACCGGGTCCACGGCTTATTCGCTCGCGGCCAATGGGCCTATCCTGATGCCGAATGTCGATGCGATGATCGTGACGCCGATCTGTCCGCACCTGCTCACCATTCGCCCGATGGTCGTGCCCGGGGATGCCCAGCTCGCACTGCGCATCGAAGGGATTCCTGACCAGACATACCTCACGGTCGATGGGCAGGAGGCTGTGCCGCTCAAGGTAGGGGATGAGCTGCGCTGTCGCCGCTCGCAGTACAACGTCAAGCTGGTGCGTCTCGGCTCGGCCGGATTCTTTGACGTCCTGCGCGCCAAGCTCAAATGGGGCGAGCGCTGA
- a CDS encoding TlyA family RNA methyltransferase, translating into MKSRLDKLLVERGLTPTRERAQALILAGRVLVDEQKVEKPGTAVTADAALRLLGDDLRYVSRGGLKLEGALAHWGIDLTGRFCLDVGASTGGFTDCMLQHGAERVLAVDTGYGQIAEKFRSDPRVSLMERTNARKLVPGELPAGISFLAMDVSFISATLVLPSVVAAAVRSDSEGLEAVILVKPQFESGREHVGKGGIVRDPAAHQLAIDRVKACAVELGGQELEMIDSPIHGAEGNREFLLHAVRLGLEMGRGIGPGNPAQTPR; encoded by the coding sequence ATGAAGTCAAGGCTGGATAAGTTGCTTGTGGAACGTGGTTTAACGCCGACCCGGGAGCGCGCTCAGGCGCTCATCCTTGCGGGCCGCGTGCTGGTGGATGAACAGAAGGTCGAAAAGCCCGGTACCGCGGTAACGGCCGATGCTGCCCTGCGCCTTCTCGGGGACGACCTCCGCTATGTCAGCCGTGGAGGGCTCAAGCTCGAAGGCGCGCTCGCGCACTGGGGCATCGATCTTACCGGCCGCTTCTGCCTGGATGTCGGCGCTTCGACGGGCGGGTTTACCGACTGCATGCTCCAGCATGGCGCAGAGCGGGTGCTGGCCGTCGATACCGGTTATGGTCAGATCGCCGAAAAATTCCGCTCCGACCCGCGTGTCTCGCTCATGGAGCGTACGAATGCCCGCAAGCTTGTCCCCGGCGAGCTGCCTGCGGGGATCAGTTTTCTGGCGATGGACGTGTCGTTCATCTCCGCCACGCTGGTGCTGCCTTCGGTGGTGGCTGCCGCCGTGCGCTCGGACAGTGAAGGCCTGGAGGCAGTGATCCTTGTAAAGCCGCAGTTCGAGTCCGGACGCGAGCATGTCGGCAAGGGAGGTATCGTGCGCGACCCTGCTGCTCACCAGCTTGCGATCGACCGGGTGAAGGCCTGCGCCGTGGAACTTGGCGGTCAGGAGTTGGAGATGATCGATTCGCCAATTCACGGCGCGGAAGGGAATCGCGAGTTCCTTTTGCACGCCGTCCGGCTCGGTCTGGAAATGGGGCGGGGAATCGGGCCGGGAAATCCGGCACAAACTCCACGCTGA
- a CDS encoding anti-sigma factor, which translates to MPENSRNPNDTPDQEPETARRGGISFGVLGWITAAAAIIVAIYLGNRGIQMQQTQLADRSDLARLSAQAEHAQLLTDALTSPEAKQVTLAETRQTPQPSGYATYLPAKGALVFMARNLHSLKADKTYELWLMPADGKPPIPAGLFHPDTTGSASVILPSVPSGIQARGFGVTIEDAQGAQTPTLPIVMSGY; encoded by the coding sequence ATGCCAGAAAATTCTCGAAACCCGAATGACACGCCGGACCAGGAACCGGAAACGGCTCGCCGTGGCGGAATCAGCTTTGGCGTCCTTGGCTGGATCACGGCAGCCGCCGCGATCATCGTAGCCATCTACCTTGGCAATCGCGGCATACAGATGCAGCAGACGCAGCTGGCAGACCGCTCCGACCTGGCGCGGCTTTCGGCACAGGCGGAGCACGCGCAGCTGCTGACCGATGCGCTGACCTCGCCCGAAGCAAAACAGGTAACGCTGGCAGAGACAAGACAGACGCCGCAACCGTCGGGCTATGCCACGTACCTTCCGGCGAAGGGCGCGCTGGTCTTCATGGCCAGGAACCTGCATTCGCTGAAGGCCGACAAGACCTACGAGCTGTGGCTGATGCCTGCCGATGGAAAGCCGCCTATCCCGGCGGGGCTATTCCACCCCGATACAACAGGCAGTGCATCCGTTATTCTTCCCAGCGTGCCTTCCGGCATCCAAGCCAGGGGTTTTGGCGTCACTATAGAGGACGCGCAGGGGGCACAGACTCCGACGCTGCCTATCGTGATGTCCGGCTACTGA
- a CDS encoding ROK family protein translates to MAKSKSHFPHPITLAVDIGGTGLKIMLLDARGNPLSERLRTPTPDPATPKKMLAALEKMKRQLTAFDRVSVGFPGVIKHGKTLTAANLDPSWVGYSLQAKLHEMWRRPIHLANDAAVQGYGAITGKGVEMAITLGTGMGSALFTNGHLCPGLELGHHPWLKGKTYEDYLGRKGLKRLGKKRWNKHLEKTIEQTQRTFNWDHLYIGGGNAKEISFTLPTNVTVISNEDGLFGGVALWRYQ, encoded by the coding sequence ATGGCCAAGTCGAAATCGCATTTTCCGCACCCTATTACGCTGGCCGTCGACATCGGCGGCACTGGTTTAAAGATCATGCTTCTCGATGCGCGCGGAAACCCGCTCTCTGAGCGGCTGCGCACGCCGACGCCCGATCCGGCGACACCGAAGAAGATGCTGGCCGCTCTCGAAAAAATGAAGCGCCAGCTGACCGCATTCGACCGCGTTTCGGTCGGCTTTCCCGGCGTCATCAAGCATGGAAAAACACTGACGGCGGCGAATCTCGATCCGTCATGGGTGGGCTACTCCCTGCAAGCAAAGCTGCACGAGATGTGGCGCAGGCCGATTCATCTCGCAAACGATGCTGCCGTGCAGGGCTACGGTGCGATCACGGGTAAAGGTGTCGAAATGGCCATCACGCTCGGCACCGGCATGGGCTCAGCGCTGTTCACGAATGGCCATCTCTGCCCCGGACTTGAGCTCGGCCATCACCCCTGGTTGAAGGGAAAGACTTACGAAGACTACCTGGGGCGCAAGGGCCTGAAGAGGCTGGGCAAGAAGCGCTGGAACAAACACCTGGAAAAGACTATCGAGCAAACACAGAGGACCTTCAACTGGGATCACCTGTACATTGGCGGCGGCAACGCGAAGGAGATCAGCTTCACGCTGCCGACAAATGTCACCGTCATCTCCAATGAAGACGGCCTTTTCGGCGGCGTGGCCCTCTGGCGCTATCAGTAG
- a CDS encoding ABC transporter ATP-binding protein, producing MSTASIAPGLRQPAVDYGQPKPARIHSTPAASEPCAQLQAVTKRYGQTLALDALNLTLYPGEVVALLGPNGAGKTTTARLLLGLLSPNSGSVRVMGLDPREASTRTHIGAMLQVSRVPETLKVREHIALFRSYYPAPLAETELVKAAGLEGIEDRLFGSLSGGQKQRVLFALALAGNPELLILDEPTVGMDIASRRALWEQVRKQTAAGRTVLLTTHYLEEADALASRIVVIDKGRIQAEGTPAEIRHRASGRRIRCVTAMGREALLNLPTVLGVEEDREAVVITAGDAEAVLREIFRRDATVHGLEVSSHSLEDAFLALTGDSSKTAAQAS from the coding sequence ATGTCCACTGCATCGATCGCTCCCGGTCTTCGGCAGCCCGCCGTCGACTACGGCCAGCCGAAACCCGCACGCATCCATTCCACTCCGGCGGCCAGTGAGCCGTGCGCACAACTGCAGGCAGTAACAAAGCGTTACGGCCAAACCCTGGCGCTCGACGCATTGAACCTTACGCTCTATCCGGGCGAAGTGGTGGCCCTGCTGGGACCGAACGGCGCAGGTAAGACGACAACAGCGCGTCTGCTGCTGGGGCTGCTCTCGCCGAACAGCGGTTCGGTGCGGGTGATGGGGCTCGATCCGCGTGAGGCTTCGACACGCACACACATCGGCGCAATGCTACAGGTGTCGCGCGTACCCGAGACACTGAAAGTCCGCGAGCACATTGCGCTCTTCCGCAGCTATTATCCTGCGCCTCTCGCGGAGACAGAGCTGGTGAAGGCCGCGGGACTGGAAGGAATCGAAGACCGGCTCTTCGGCTCACTCTCCGGTGGACAGAAGCAGCGTGTGCTGTTTGCGCTGGCACTGGCAGGCAACCCGGAGCTGCTGATCCTCGATGAACCGACGGTAGGCATGGACATCGCCTCACGGCGCGCGCTATGGGAGCAGGTTCGCAAACAGACAGCAGCAGGACGCACGGTGCTGCTGACAACCCACTACCTCGAAGAAGCCGACGCACTGGCCAGCCGCATCGTGGTCATCGACAAGGGACGCATCCAGGCCGAGGGTACACCGGCGGAGATTCGCCATCGTGCCTCGGGACGACGCATTCGCTGCGTGACGGCAATGGGACGCGAAGCTCTATTGAACCTGCCTACGGTGCTGGGCGTCGAAGAGGATCGCGAAGCCGTGGTAATCACAGCGGGCGATGCCGAGGCGGTGCTACGCGAGATTTTCCGGCGCGATGCCACGGTGCACGGTCTCGAGGTTTCGTCGCACAGCCTGGAAGATGCATTCCTGGCGCTCACCGGCGACTCCAGTAAAACCGCCGCGCAGGCGAGCTAA
- a CDS encoding ABC transporter permease: protein MATASVSVPRAELSFGYYANLFRNEVRYEFLRMLRLRSYSLSVIGFPVMFYLLFGTLNSHNQYARYLLASYSCFGLVGAALFGLGAGIAMERAQGWLDLKMASPMPRFAYLFAKTMSAAGFALVVTCLLSLIGVTLAGVHMTGLEFAKLIGITLAGAIPFASMGLLVSLLVPPTAGPGIINLIYLPMSFASGLWMPLDVLPKWMQHVAPALPAYHFAQIALHIFGFARSGSSLSGHWEALLGFTCLMLGAAWLVFSRREAKA from the coding sequence ATGGCCACCGCCTCCGTTTCCGTTCCCCGCGCCGAGCTGAGCTTCGGCTACTATGCCAACCTGTTTCGCAACGAGGTCCGTTACGAATTCCTGCGCATGCTGCGGCTGCGCAGCTACTCGCTCTCGGTTATCGGTTTCCCGGTGATGTTCTATCTGCTCTTCGGCACACTGAACAGCCACAACCAATATGCACGCTATCTGCTGGCAAGCTACAGCTGCTTTGGCCTGGTGGGCGCGGCGCTCTTCGGACTCGGTGCTGGCATTGCCATGGAGCGGGCGCAGGGATGGCTGGACCTGAAGATGGCGAGCCCGATGCCACGCTTCGCCTATCTTTTCGCGAAGACCATGTCGGCCGCAGGGTTTGCGCTGGTGGTGACGTGCCTGCTCTCGCTGATCGGCGTGACACTCGCCGGCGTGCACATGACCGGACTCGAGTTCGCGAAGCTCATCGGCATCACGCTGGCCGGAGCAATTCCCTTCGCCAGCATGGGGCTGCTGGTTTCGCTGCTGGTGCCACCCACGGCGGGACCGGGAATCATCAATCTGATTTATCTGCCGATGTCATTCGCCTCGGGCCTGTGGATGCCGCTCGATGTGCTGCCCAAGTGGATGCAGCACGTAGCTCCGGCTCTGCCGGCGTATCATTTCGCGCAGATCGCGCTGCATATCTTCGGCTTTGCCCGGTCGGGCAGCTCGCTGAGCGGGCACTGGGAGGCTCTGTTAGGCTTTACTTGCCTCATGCTGGGAGCCGCATGGCTGGTCTTCTCCCGCCGCGAGGCCAAGGCATAA
- a CDS encoding sensor histidine kinase, which produces MATILDSVRRELLRKRAAAPDWWDVIWLFYTIFLFIEPIERHNGAYWVQFGIVYAIFVALYMGLVFLRRQLYVYLCLLAMVALGVYYYRHNAAAYGMFMYVAAFAPFVSESVVVGAVAVAAMAVLTCVEGMLLQPNPWTWGFGTCLTLVIGGTNIFMSLRVRANKKLRMAQEEIEQLAKMAERERIARDLHDVLGHTLSVIVLKAELAGRLIGRDQEGDHSRATAEIGDVEQIARKALTEVREAIRGYRAEGLSAELRRAQSVLDAAGVALVCEEQPLQLSASEESVLSLVLREAVTNIVRHAQASRCLLRVEKSGEETRLIVEDNGRGGLKEDGNGVRGMRQRIEALGGEFATDTVEGRSGTRLTIRIPGTSTPNQPAWSSV; this is translated from the coding sequence ATGGCAACCATTCTCGACAGCGTGCGCCGCGAACTCCTCCGCAAGCGAGCTGCTGCGCCCGACTGGTGGGATGTCATCTGGTTGTTCTACACCATCTTTTTATTCATTGAGCCGATCGAACGGCACAACGGCGCTTACTGGGTTCAGTTCGGCATCGTGTACGCAATCTTTGTTGCGCTCTACATGGGCCTGGTCTTCCTGCGCCGTCAGCTCTATGTGTACCTGTGCCTGCTGGCTATGGTGGCACTTGGGGTGTATTACTACCGGCACAACGCAGCAGCGTACGGCATGTTCATGTATGTTGCTGCATTTGCGCCATTCGTTTCAGAATCAGTGGTCGTGGGCGCAGTGGCTGTCGCTGCCATGGCAGTACTGACCTGCGTTGAAGGCATGCTCTTGCAGCCGAATCCGTGGACATGGGGCTTCGGCACCTGCCTCACACTCGTGATCGGCGGCACGAACATCTTCATGTCGCTGCGCGTGCGCGCCAACAAAAAGCTGCGCATGGCACAGGAAGAAATTGAGCAGCTCGCGAAGATGGCCGAACGCGAGCGTATCGCCCGCGACCTGCACGATGTGCTGGGACATACGCTTTCTGTCATCGTGCTGAAGGCAGAGCTGGCGGGGCGGCTGATCGGGCGTGATCAGGAGGGAGACCACTCGCGCGCGACAGCGGAAATTGGCGACGTGGAGCAGATTGCGCGCAAGGCGCTCACCGAGGTGCGTGAGGCGATCCGTGGCTATCGGGCCGAGGGCCTTTCAGCCGAGCTGCGCCGGGCACAGAGCGTACTCGACGCAGCAGGCGTGGCATTGGTATGTGAAGAACAGCCGTTGCAACTTTCGGCGAGCGAAGAAAGCGTGCTCTCCCTGGTGCTGCGCGAAGCCGTGACCAACATTGTTCGCCATGCGCAGGCCAGCCGCTGCCTGCTGCGCGTGGAGAAGAGCGGCGAAGAGACACGGCTGATCGTGGAAGACAACGGACGCGGCGGACTGAAGGAAGACGGCAATGGCGTACGTGGCATGCGGCAGCGTATCGAAGCTCTGGGCGGCGAGTTCGCTACCGATACCGTAGAAGGCCGTAGCGGGACGCGGCTGACCATTCGCATTCCCGGAACCTCCACTCCCAACCAACCAGCCTGGAGCTCAGTGTAA
- a CDS encoding response regulator transcription factor — protein MSIRVAIAEDQAMVLGALAALLETENDIRVCGRAANGREALTAIAQQKPDVLVTDIEMPEMTGLTLAGEVRERFPQTRVIILTTFARPGYLRRALDAGARGYLLKDRPAAELAEAVRRVHRGLRVIDPDLAAEAWDSGPDPLTERERQILWRAGEGKSSAEIAAELRLSEGTVRNYLSEAISKLGAANRVDAARIARAKGWL, from the coding sequence ATGTCGATTCGTGTTGCGATTGCGGAAGATCAGGCCATGGTTCTGGGCGCTCTGGCTGCGCTGCTGGAGACGGAAAACGACATCCGCGTGTGCGGACGCGCTGCCAATGGCCGCGAGGCGTTGACAGCGATTGCGCAGCAGAAACCGGATGTGCTGGTGACCGACATCGAGATGCCGGAAATGACCGGGCTGACGCTGGCAGGCGAAGTGCGTGAGCGCTTTCCTCAAACGCGGGTCATCATCCTCACCACCTTCGCGCGGCCCGGATATCTGCGCCGCGCACTCGATGCCGGCGCGCGCGGTTATCTGCTGAAAGACCGGCCGGCGGCAGAGCTGGCAGAGGCCGTGCGGCGCGTGCATCGCGGACTGCGCGTCATCGATCCCGATCTTGCAGCAGAGGCGTGGGACAGCGGGCCCGATCCGCTGACCGAGCGCGAACGGCAGATTCTATGGCGAGCAGGTGAGGGCAAGTCGAGCGCAGAGATTGCAGCCGAACTCCGTCTCTCCGAAGGCACGGTGCGGAACTATCTCTCCGAGGCCATCAGCAAGCTGGGCGCGGCCAATCGCGTAGACGCGGCGCGCATCGCGCGGGCAAAAGGATGGCTATAG
- a CDS encoding TonB-dependent receptor: protein MNAYRWPVLLAALTLTLPAVAQQTSSPASTAQTDAQSTNTSQDQKISTSETVTVTAPGETRDTQSVDSKVLLQQAPGTSPIAVLGRLPSVEVTTADPYGAYEWALRISVRGFNQNQLGFTLDDVPLGDMSYGNLNGLHISRAIIDEDMGRVTLSQGTGALEVASTSNLGGAVQFYSADPLDKFHFDARQSFGSFDGVRSYGRLDSGLLPGGGKFYFAGVWQRADKWKSAGQRNQRYEQFNLKYVQPVGANGTFTAYADLSNRQEVDYQDLDKIWVKTLGYNWDNFGNWNQALQAAEAYQSGGTIAYPNPVSKLTSSQDPEDAAYFGASGLRRDRLAYVSYKTAIGTHLFWKTTAYGHGNDGDGLWFTPYLPTYNSNYEAVSPISLRTSEYGIERGGFLTSLSFETAKNMLEGGAWFEKEDFTLARRFYNTSLAGPIHSLYDFPTNPFYTQWAYEFPSTLYALHLQDKYKINDKVTVSAGFKAEETNQTGNLKAYNTGLDLAPTTVASSYAQGSLESGSPFLPQVGVDWKLDQKSEVFADVAKNTRAYQTGGPGFGTSPWGTSQAGFDVLTSSLKPESSWSEEVGYRYTDNRASIQANYFHVNFSNRLLAIQQGAAIAGDASLLSNVGGVTTNGLDGAASVQFGNGWVLYNGLTFSRSTYNDNYTSDGTEIETGGKIVVDAPEFMWKNSLSYSHKGFDAHIGSDYMSKRYYTYTDDSSVDGRFLAEMGTSYHKDEVGIFDQLKLQFNIYNLANAKYYSTIGTNGFIASDPTGVGNNTLQVGAPRAFTGTFSMRF, encoded by the coding sequence GTGAACGCCTATCGATGGCCAGTCCTGCTGGCCGCTCTCACTCTGACTCTGCCCGCAGTGGCCCAGCAAACTTCCAGCCCTGCCTCTACCGCTCAAACCGATGCGCAGAGCACGAACACCTCGCAGGACCAGAAAATCTCCACATCCGAGACGGTCACCGTCACGGCTCCGGGTGAGACACGCGACACACAGTCCGTAGACAGCAAGGTGCTGCTGCAGCAGGCTCCGGGTACCAGCCCCATTGCCGTGCTGGGCCGCCTGCCCAGCGTGGAAGTGACCACAGCTGACCCCTACGGCGCCTACGAGTGGGCGCTGCGCATCTCGGTGCGCGGCTTCAACCAGAACCAGCTCGGCTTCACGCTCGATGACGTGCCGCTCGGCGACATGTCCTACGGCAACCTGAACGGCCTGCACATCAGCCGCGCCATCATCGACGAAGACATGGGCCGGGTGACGCTCTCGCAGGGCACCGGCGCGCTGGAAGTCGCCTCCACCAGCAACCTGGGCGGCGCGGTGCAGTTCTATTCCGCCGACCCGCTGGACAAGTTCCACTTCGATGCGCGCCAGTCCTTCGGCAGCTTCGACGGCGTGCGCAGCTATGGCCGGCTGGACAGCGGCCTGTTGCCGGGCGGAGGCAAATTTTACTTCGCCGGCGTATGGCAGCGCGCGGACAAGTGGAAGAGCGCGGGTCAGCGCAACCAGCGTTACGAGCAGTTCAACCTCAAGTACGTACAACCAGTAGGCGCGAACGGAACCTTCACTGCCTACGCCGATCTCTCCAACCGTCAGGAAGTCGACTACCAGGATCTCGACAAGATCTGGGTCAAGACGCTGGGCTACAACTGGGATAACTTCGGCAACTGGAACCAGGCACTGCAGGCCGCTGAGGCCTACCAGTCAGGCGGCACGATTGCCTATCCCAATCCGGTAAGCAAGCTGACTTCCAGCCAGGACCCGGAAGACGCGGCCTACTTCGGCGCCTCCGGCCTGCGCCGGGACAGGCTGGCCTACGTGAGCTACAAGACCGCCATCGGCACCCACCTCTTCTGGAAAACCACGGCCTACGGCCACGGCAACGACGGCGACGGTCTGTGGTTCACACCCTACCTGCCGACCTACAACTCCAACTATGAAGCAGTCTCGCCCATCTCGCTGCGCACCTCCGAATACGGCATCGAGCGCGGCGGCTTCCTCACCTCACTGAGCTTTGAGACCGCGAAGAACATGCTCGAGGGCGGCGCGTGGTTTGAGAAGGAAGATTTCACGCTGGCGCGGCGCTTCTACAACACCTCGCTCGCCGGCCCGATTCACTCCCTCTACGACTTCCCCACCAACCCCTTCTACACGCAGTGGGCCTACGAGTTCCCGAGCACCCTCTACGCGCTGCACCTGCAGGACAAGTACAAGATCAACGATAAGGTCACAGTCTCGGCGGGCTTCAAGGCTGAGGAGACCAACCAGACCGGCAACCTGAAGGCCTATAACACCGGCCTGGACCTGGCTCCGACGACAGTGGCCAGCAGCTACGCGCAGGGCAGCCTTGAGTCGGGCAGCCCCTTTCTGCCGCAGGTTGGCGTGGACTGGAAGCTCGACCAGAAGAGCGAAGTTTTTGCCGACGTGGCGAAGAACACGCGCGCCTATCAGACCGGCGGCCCGGGCTTCGGCACCTCGCCATGGGGAACCTCGCAGGCGGGCTTCGATGTGCTCACCAGCAGCCTGAAGCCGGAGAGCTCGTGGAGCGAGGAAGTGGGTTATCGCTACACGGATAACCGCGCCTCCATCCAGGCGAACTACTTCCATGTCAATTTCAGCAACCGCCTGCTGGCCATCCAGCAAGGCGCTGCTATCGCAGGTGACGCCTCGCTGCTTTCGAACGTCGGCGGGGTCACCACCAACGGCCTGGACGGCGCGGCCTCGGTGCAATTCGGCAACGGCTGGGTGCTCTATAACGGCCTGACCTTCAGCCGCTCCACCTACAACGACAACTACACATCGGACGGCACGGAGATCGAGACCGGCGGCAAGATCGTGGTCGATGCGCCGGAGTTCATGTGGAAGAACTCGCTGAGCTACAGCCACAAGGGCTTCGACGCGCACATCGGCTCGGACTACATGTCCAAGCGCTACTACACCTACACCGACGACAGCAGCGTGGACGGCCGCTTCCTGGCCGAGATGGGCACCTCCTACCACAAGGATGAGGTGGGCATCTTCGATCAGCTGAAGCTGCAGTTCAACATCTACAACCTGGCAAACGCGAAGTACTACTCGACAATCGGCACCAACGGCTTCATCGCTTCGGACCCGACCGGGGTTGGCAACAACACGCTGCAGGTGGGCGCGCCCCGCGCCTTTACCGGCACCTTCAGCATGCGGTTCTAA
- a CDS encoding lysophospholipid acyltransferase family protein: protein MSSERRFTFGQRVAVAVVPRLTALVLAAIGMTLRFEVIAEEGAIPATPPAKGIFCFWHRCTLPCGWYFRKFRCSILISQSFDGELITRTLGLLGYNAVRGSSSRGGAAGLLALRDVLAKGDPVVFTADGPRGPIYQTKIGPVKLAQMTGQEMGCFYLLPEQSWVMKSWDLFLIPKPFSRVAVSWARAVPAPGPHDSPEMLEAKRQELNDALERARAQAEAHFAG from the coding sequence GTGAGCTCGGAACGCCGTTTTACTTTTGGACAGCGAGTGGCCGTGGCCGTGGTGCCGCGGCTCACCGCGTTGGTTCTGGCCGCGATCGGCATGACCCTGCGCTTTGAGGTGATCGCAGAGGAGGGCGCGATTCCGGCGACGCCGCCTGCGAAGGGCATCTTCTGCTTCTGGCATCGCTGCACCCTGCCCTGCGGCTGGTACTTCCGCAAGTTCCGCTGCTCCATTCTCATTAGCCAGAGCTTTGACGGTGAGCTCATTACCCGCACCCTCGGCCTGCTTGGTTACAACGCGGTGCGCGGTTCGAGCTCACGTGGAGGTGCGGCCGGGCTGCTTGCCCTGCGCGATGTGCTCGCCAAGGGCGATCCGGTTGTTTTCACGGCGGATGGCCCGCGTGGCCCCATCTACCAGACCAAGATCGGCCCCGTAAAGCTGGCGCAAATGACCGGGCAGGAGATGGGCTGCTTTTACCTGTTGCCGGAGCAGTCCTGGGTGATGAAGTCCTGGGACCTGTTCCTCATTCCGAAGCCCTTTTCCCGTGTCGCCGTGAGTTGGGCGCGCGCGGTGCCCGCACCCGGCCCTCATGACTCGCCGGAGATGCTCGAAGCGAAGCGCCAGGAGCTGAACGACGCGCTTGAGCGTGCCCGAGCCCAGGCGGAAGCGCACTTCGCAGGGTAA